The genomic window TAGTTCACGGTTATGTGTTTACCTACATCTCTGATAAAGGTAAAAAGATTCATATCCTTAAACCAATCAGCATTGTTAACCATTACCGCACCATTTCCACCTTCTTCAAATTTTAAGAATTTAGACAATTGCTTTTTCATCCCTTTCAGGTTATGCTCAATCATTTCAGGTGTCTGAAGATTACGTTCATCAGATTTCCCTGAAGGATCGCCTACCATACCTGTAGCACCACCAACTAAAGCAAACGGCTTGTGACCGGCATTTTGAAAATGAATCAGCGTCATGATCTGCGTTAAGTGACCAACGTGCAACGAATCTGCAGTAGGGTCGAAACCGATATAACCAGAAGTCATACCCTCGTTTAACTTTTCTTCAGTATTCGGCATAATATCATGCAGCATGCCACGCCATCTTAACTCTTCAACAAAATTCGTCATTGTACAAACACTTTAATAATGTGCGTGCAAAGATAAAATTTTAGCTTAGTTTAAAGCAAATTAGTTGGCTTTGTAAATGAGTTATCGCAATTGCGCTTTGCAGCCCTGTATCCTTACCAATATTTTACCATTCGTTCTTTACAACCATATAAGAAAACATTACCTTGCAAGATGAACTTTTTATCCCATTATTATTTCGACCGGACAAATAATGATGCCAATGTGGTAATGGGAACGGTTTTGCCAGACCTGATTAAAAATGCTGCTAAAGAGGCAAATTTATACCCACAGAAGAATGAATTCCTGTTTAAAGGAAATCCTGATGAAGAAAACCTGCTTTTTGGATGGAAAAGACATTTAGCGGTCGACCTGCTTTTTCATTCCTCTAATTTTTTTCTTGAGAAAACCACTGAGCTTAAGCAGCTCATTAAGCCCATTGTAGAAAATACTGCGGTCCGCCCATCATTCCTCGCACACATTGGCTTAGAACTTTTATTGGATCATTTATTGGTAACGCATAATCTGGTTCAGGTGAATCATTTTTATGATAAACTCGAAGCGGTAAAAAAAGAATCATTAAGCGATTTTCTGGAGCATTGTAACCTGAAAAATCCAGAAGTATTCTTCAACTTTCTAGCAGAGTTCATTAGCAGTAAATACCTATTGAGTTACCAAAAAATCGAAAATATCAGCTATGCCCTTAACAGGATCTGCATGCGTTTGTGGCCAGAAACGTTAAATGAAAAGCAGTTGCAGCAGCTAACTTTTGAACTTGGGATTTTTAAAACCGTTCTAGAAAAAGATTACATGGACATTTTTGAGGAGATTGAGGGGAAATTAGACTTGTAAAAGAAACCCTCATCTTCTGAAACGCAGCGGAATGGAGCGATCTAAAAAGGTGTCATTGGGAGGAGGAACGACGGTGCAATCTTAAAACGATCGTCATAACACATGGCAGGAGATGCTTCGTCGGCTGAAAAAGCCTTCTCGCAATGACGATTTCTCGCAAACGTCATAAAAAAGATTAAATAGAGTAGTTTTTTGTTTTCCACACGATAAAACCCTTTCATCCTTTTTTTATATTTGTAGATGCCCTTATCTGCTATACAAAAAGAAATGGATGCCCTGGTGGCCGAATTAAACCAGCACAATTATAATTATTATGTGCTGGCCATGCCTACCATTGGCGATTATGAGTTTGATAAAAAATTGAAGCACCTCGCCGAGCTCGAAAAAGCAAATCCTGACTTTGCCGATCCAAATTCGCCTACGCAGCGTGTTGGCGGCGATATCACCAAAAATTTCATCACTGTAAACCATAAATACCCCATGTTATCGTTGGGAAATACGTATAATGAGCAGGATCTCCGCGATTTTGATGAACGTATCCGTAAAGCAATTGGTGATAATTTTGAATACGTTTGCGAATTAAAATTTGATGGCCTATCCATTAGCCTTACTTACGAAAACGGCAAACTTTTACGTGCAGTTACCCGTGGCGACGGCACCAAAGGTGATGATGTAACCAATAACGTAAAAACCATTCATACCATCCCACACCAGATCAGATCGGCGGTTGCGCCCGAGCATTTCGAAATCCGCGGGGAAATTTTCATGCACAAAGCGGCCTTTTTACGCTTAAATGCTGCCCGTGAGGAACTTGGTGAGATCCCTTATGCAAACCCTAGAAACTTTGCTTCGGGCACCATCAAAATGCAGGACAGCAAAGAAGTGGCCAAACGGCCCTTAGATGGTTTTATCTATTTCTTATACACCGATAAAAATGAATTTAAAACCCATTGGGAAAGTTTAAATGCAGTAAAAGATTGGGGTTTCCATGTTTGCGAGCATAACCGACTAGTTTCTAACATAGATGCAGTCCTGGAATTTATCCACCATTGGGAAAACGAACGTTTTAAACTAAGTTATGATATCGATGGTATTGTAATTAAGGTGAACAGTTATGCACAACAGCAAGAATTGGGTTTCACCTCCAAATCTCCACGTTGGGCCATTTCATATAAATACAAAGCAGCAGAGGTTGAAACTGTATTAGAAAAAGTAACCTATCAGGTAGGGAGAACAGGTGCAGTTACCGCCGGTTGCCAATTTAAAACCTGTTTTATTGGCCGGCACCACGGTTAAACGCGCTACATTGCATAATGCGAACGAAATAGATCGTTTAGATTTACATGAAGGCGATACCGTTTATGTAGAAAAAGGTGGT from Flavobacterium sp. W4I14 includes these protein-coding regions:
- a CDS encoding NAD-dependent DNA ligase (product_source=TIGR00575; cath_funfam=1.10.287.610,3.30.470.30; cog=COG0272; pfam=PF01653; smart=SM00532; superfamily=56091; tigrfam=TIGR00575) yields the protein MPLSAIQKEMDALVAELNQHNYNYYVLAMPTIGDYEFDKKLKHLAELEKANPDFADPNSPTQRVGGDITKNFITVNHKYPMLSLGNTYNEQDLRDFDERIRKAIGDNFEYVCELKFDGLSISLTYENGKLLRAVTRGDGTKGDDVTNNVKTIHTIPHQIRSAVAPEHFEIRGEIFMHKAAFLRLNAAREELGEIPYANPRNFASGTIKMQDSKEVAKRPLDGFIYFLYTDKNEFKTHWESLNAVKDWGFHVCEHNRLVSNIDAVLEFIHHWENERFKLSYDIDGIVIKVNSYAQQQELGFTSKSPRWAISYKYKAAEVETVLEKVTYQVGRTGAVTAGCQFKTCFIGRHHG
- a CDS encoding acyl carrier protein phosphodiesterase (product_source=COG3124; cog=COG3124; pfam=PF04336), translated to MNFLSHYYFDRTNNDANVVMGTVLPDLIKNAAKEANLYPQKNEFLFKGNPDEENLLFGWKRHLAVDLLFHSSNFFLEKTTELKQLIKPIVENTAVRPSFLAHIGLELLLDHLLVTHNLVQVNHFYDKLEAVKKESLSDFLEHCNLKNPEVFFNFLAEFISSKYLLSYQKIENISYALNRICMRLWPETLNEKQLQQLTFELGIFKTVLEKDYMDIFEEIEGKLDL